The Shewanella halotolerans region GACTATATCGCCCGTCGCGGCGTTAAGGCCAATGAATTCCAGCACTCGCTGAAAAACGACAGCACCAGTCTGCAGCAGAATATCGATGCCAGCCAGGATGAATACGCCCTGTTTGCCGACGCCAGCACTCAGCTGGATAACTGGCAACTGGTGGCGGGCATGCGCGCCGCGCGTTATCAACAGTCTGGCGAGGGGGCTGAGGATCATTCAGATACCGCCGTCACCGGATTTATCGGCGCCGTCTATACCCGCGGCGAGCAGCAGGAGTGGAAACTCAATCTGGGCAACGCCTATCGCTTCCCTTCGCTGACCGAACACTACTACAGCGGCAGCACGGGGCGCGGCACCATAGTGGCCAACAGCGATCTGGTGCCTGAGACGTCCACCACCGCCGAGCTGACCCTGACCGATGTCTATGGCGACTTCGCCTGGCAGCTGGCGGCCTACTACTCACGCGTCAGCGACTATATCGAGCGCGTCAGCATCGCCGAGGAGACGCTGAGCTATCGCAACGTCGACAGCGGCAGCATCAAGGGACTGGAATATCGCATCGACTGGCGCCCTAGCGAGCAGTTTACCCTGGGCAGTACGGGCCAGTGGATAGACGCCGTCAGCGACGAGGGCGATCGCCTGGCCGATGCCGGTCGCAACGAGCTTGGCGTCAACATGGAATACAGATGGTCTGACTTTAGCTTCAGCACAGGCTATCGCTACCTGGCACCGGTGAAGGAGCCCGCCTCGGGCGAGCTGACCCGCGAGGCCGCCAACCTGGTCGAAGCCTCCATGCGCTATCAGATCACTCCGAACCTGTCGGCCAAGGTGTGGAGCGAAAACCTCACCAATGAGAGCTACTTCTATAGCAGCGACGAGTTGGCCACCCTGGCTCGGGGCAGGCAGTTTGGCATCACCCTGAGCTATCAATTTCAGTAAGCAGAGTTAACCCCTGAGGTCGGCGTCAAGAGACGGGCACCCACCTCTTTTAACCTTAGCTATACTCCCAAAGCATGGATGCTTCTTTTTTTAGTTCTTGCTAGTCAAGTCCATTAGCTCGCCCTTATCTCCGGCGTTTCCACCGGCTATTTTGAAGACCTTTTTAATTAAGTACTCACCTATTAAATATTCAGCTATTACAAATGTTTATGATTTAAGTTTGAGCGCCATTATCGCCTTTGAGAAATAAGCTTGTCCGGGCCATTAGGCTTTAGTCGATAAAAGCCAACCTGACACACAGAATTGCCAGGCAAATTTGTTTGATGCCTAGGTAAAATGGTAAAAATTAACCAATAAAAACCGTGAATTGCTCTCCTCATGAATATTGATAAACTCGATTATCATTCGCTGATCATTTTCGAATCCATCAGTCGTCACTTGAATGCAGGCCTGGTCGCCAATGAGCTGGGGATGAGCATCTCTTCAGTCAGCCGTCACCTTGGCATACTGCGCGATATCTTTAAGGACGTACTCTTCATCCGTCGGGCACAAGGTTTTGTCTTATCAGACAAAGCCATACAGCTACTGCCTTACATCAAACAGTTGCTCCATGACTATCAGGTGATCAAACACAACCATATTCATTTCAATCCGCTCACCGCCCGGGGCCACTTTAAGATCTATGCCTACAACGAGTTCACCTATGTGATCAACAAGGTGATTCATCAATATATATTGCCTCAGGCACCTAATTTAACCTTCGAGGTGCGCACCCTCTCCAACGACTGCAGCCGCGCCATAGAACATGGCGAGATTGACTTTGCCGTCGTCTACGAAAGATTTAAAGATCACAAGATCATCTGTGAGATGTTTTCCCCCACCGAGGAGCTGTTTTTAATCGCCAAGGAGGGACATGCGGTATTTGAGGACGAATTTACCTTGGCCAACTTATGCCAATATGATTATTTCGCCCTGGATAATTATAACGATCTGCCCATGCCGCTACTGGAACAACTGGGTAAGACGGAAGGCAAGGCGGTTAACGTGCTCGGTGCCACAGACAATATCGCCGCCCTGAGCCGTCATATTCTCGATGGACGCGCCATCTCCATGAGCTGTAACGTCTTCACCCGCGAGTTTTATTCGCTGATCAAAGGAATACGAACCGCCACACTACCGAGCGAGCTCACCGAACGCCTACTCAAGCAGATCACAGTCGGTCGGACGGTCGGCAATTACCTCATCTACTCGGAGATCAACCAGTCACCCACCCACCACTGGCTCAAGCAGCAGCTATTCAACGGCATACGTGATGAGTGGTATCTGGCCATGGGCCGCTAAAAAGAAAAAACTCTATCTATCAAAGCTAAGGATAAATAGAGTATCTAGGTAAAACCTCGGTCGCTAAGACAGGAGATGGGGGCAAGAGTGTCCTATCCGAATGATTGACGACAAAGGCGGCCTAACAACAGCGTAATAAGATGCGCCGCGTCGAAATGACGCGGCGCTTTCTTTGGGTCACACCTTACGGATCGCCACAGGCACACCATGTCTGGCGGTCGAACCAAAGGTACGGTCACGGTAGAGGCTGGCACCCTTACGGCTAGGATCCACTATGTTGAAGGGGTTAGGACAGACCCCCGTTCCTCTCGATGGAATGCCAGGGATCACCTGACCATCGACCTCCAGATCGCTGGCGCCGAAACACCAGTGGCCGTAGCCCATACCCACCACTATGGTGTTGCGGGCCACCGTCTTATCGGCCTGCACTATCCCCTCGATATGTTTCCCCTTAGGAGACAACACCTGCGCCCTATCGCCATCCTTGATGTCAAACTTGGCGGCATCATCCTCATGCAGATGGATATAGTTGGTCTCACCTAGGGCAGTGATGCGCGGCAGCGCCACAGAATAAGGGCTACGAAGATGCAACTTGAAGGTCGACAGGTTGAAGGGATACTCATTCACCTTCCACAGCGCACGCACCGCCGAGCCGTCCCAGAAGCGGTCCACATCATAGACGGGTTGGCCGTCGTTATACTCGCCACTGTAGGAGTCTTTCACCCGGGCCAGGGACTCGTTGTACACCTGGAATTGAGTGTCCATACGCATCATGGGGTTGAAAAACTCCCCTTCGTAACGCTCATCCACCCGCTCGTAACGCCCCCCACGGGTCAGCATATAGGCGGTCGGCCCCACCTCCTCGGGCTTGAGTCTGGCCTTGAACAGCGGCAGCACGCGATCCACGCTGGTAAAGGCGATATCTTCCTCCGTAGGCGATGGCAGCACAGATCCTGTATGGGCGATATTGGCAAACAGCGGCACATAGAAGTCGGCCGGCTCATGAATCGGCAAGTCGCGTCCCTCGACGTCCTTAAGCGCCTTCTCACCAAAGCCTGGCAAGCCTATCGCCTTGCTAATATCGATCAGGAACTGCTCCATGTTGACCTCTTGGCCCAGGGCTGTCTTGACGTTACGTGAAGCCACCACGGGCACACAGGCCACATCGCCGACAAACTCGCTGCCCCACATGCGTGAGTTGGCCCACTGCTCATACTGCAGTGAGTCCGGCACAATGTAATCGGCGAACACATTGGTCTCGTTGATGTAGGGATCCAGGGCGATGATCAGCCCCAGCTGCTTAGGATCTCTGATGGAGTCCTCCACCTGATCCTGCAAGCCTGAGCAGCCATAGATAGGGTTGGTCGCCCAGGTAATCCAGGCCTTGAACTGGAACGGATTCTTGTTGGCATGGGCCACCAGCAGCTCGCCGCTGTTGTCCTGCACGAAGGTATTGTTCCAGGGCTGCTCCGCCGGGTAAGGGTTTATCCCCTTGGCCAGCTTCTGTTGATACTCATGGCTCAGCTCATAATCGCCGGAGCGCTCGGCGTTAAAGCCAGTCAGCGAGGTGTGCTCAAAATCCATCAGGTTATAGAGAGGGCCATCGTAGATGTCATACATGGCGGCGTAACCCACGCCCCCCATGTGCATCATGCCGCCCTTAGCGTTATGGGCGCCAACCAGAGTGCCCAGCATGATCATGGCGAAGGTAAACTGACCGCCGTCTGAGGCATTGCAGCCGGTACAGGTCTCAATAGCCACACTACGCCCATGGGAGGTGAACTCCTTGGCGAGTTCCTCTATCTTGACTATCGAGATACCGCAGCGCTCGGAGAGCAGGCGCATCGGATAGCCGTTTACCCTCTGCTTAAGCAGCGAGAAGGCTGTCTCCACCTGCAGCTCGACGCCATTACCGATCGCCAGCTTACCCTTGTAGAAGAGCTCGGCGGGTTGTTCGCTCTCGCCTGTCACCAGCTGACCCGTGGCCTTGTCGATCACCATCTTGACCTCGGCCTCGCCCACGCCACAGGCTTCGGCGGTGAGGAACTGGTTATAGAGGGGATGACCAGGCTCTTTCACCACCAGATAGGTGGCATTGGTGTAGTTGATCTCGCCGATGGCGTCGGCGCAGGCCTGGCTGGGCGCCTCAAGATAAGCGCGGCGATAGCGATCATGATTGATGATGTACTGCATCATGGCAAACATCAGCGCGGTATCGCCACCCGAGATAATGGGCAGCCACTCGCCCTGCCCGTTATCCACCTCAGAGGTTAAGGAGCGCAAGATGGGATCCACCACCACATACTTAAAGTCGGGGCGATCGCTACGGGCCTTGGCCAGACGGCGCGAGCCCACGTTGAGGCCGTTACCACTGAGCCCTGGGTTGGTGCCGATGAAGATGGCAAACTTGGTCTCTTCATAATCCACCTGGGGCAAGGCCATCTCGTCGACGGCATCAAAACAGCCCAGGGCGCAACCCGCCACCTGTTGGTGACCACAGTAGGAGTCTTTATTGCCTATGTTGGGCGTACCCCAGGATTCCTTGACGAAGCGATGTAAAAAATCGGCCCGCGCCCCCTGCTCAGAAGAGGTAGAGACCAGCAGTTGATTCTTCACCGGACCGAAATCGGGATAAAGCGGATTGGCCAGCGCAGGGTTGTCGTGAATCGTCCTCAGCCCCTCGACCTTGCCCTCGCCGAACAGATCACCGCCCTCAATCACCTCCTTGAGCAGCTGCTCATAGGAGATGCTCTGCCAGCGATTCTCACCTCGCTTGCCCACTCGCTTGAGGCACTGGGTGATACGGTGCTTATCCTCGAACGCATCGGGCACGGCATTGCCGCGGCCACACAGAGTAGCGCGATTGCTCTGACTCAGGCCGCTGACGGCGGAGAGTTGTAACATCGCTTCCTTAGGTGGCGTCTCCATGGTAAAGGGCTGACCTGCGTTATTGGTCAGGGTATAGGGATTACCCACGGCGCGTAGCACCTTGTCTGTCTTGTTGTCTATGCTGACCCGAGCGCCGCAGACGTTAAAGCAACCGAAACACTTGGAGAAGGCGAAACGCTGCTCAGGGTTTTCCACCAATTGCTTGTCCTGATCAAAATAGTACTCAGGAGTCAGCGAGGTCGGGGCATAGCGGCTGATCTCGGCGTCGCTCGTGCTCGCCTTTGTTGCGGCCTTGGCGCCCAGCGCGCCAGTTGTCATCACGGCGGCAACCGAACCCGCCTTTAAAAAATCTCTACGATCCATGCTGCTACCTCTGCCAGGTTTGAGGAGAATTGATACTGTATGCCCTGTTGCTCTCGTCTTGGGTCAAGCCAATATAGAACACATTGGGGGAGGTTTGCTTACCGGCCTGCAACACTAGCGGCCTGTGCTGACGTATCAGCCTGGAGAGCTCGCTCTCGGGATCGTTAATGTCACCAAAGACACGGGCGCCACCGGTACAGGTCTCGACACAGGCAGGCAGCAAGCCGCGGCTGGTTCGCTGAATACAGAAATTACATTTATCCACTGTACCCGTGGCCGAATGGGTGAAACGCACCCCATCGTAGGGGCAGGCCTGTATGCAGTAGTTACAACCGATACACAGCTCTGAGTCCACCACCACTATGCCATCCTGCTCGCGCTTGAAGGTGGCGCCCGTCGGACAGACAGACACGCAGGAGGGCTTGTCGCAGTTGTTGCAGAGGATCGGCATGTTTAACACATACTGCTTACCATTCAGATCCACGCTGTGTTGCGGTACCTGAGTTCTGTGTTCCTCAGGCAGGTTGCCATTCTCTATGCCACAGGAGACCACGCAGGCCTTGCAGCCATTGCAACGACCGAGATCGATCACCATGGCCAGACGCTTCTTACCCTGACGACGAATATCGGCGATCACAGGATCGGCGGGGATAAACATCATGCCTGTGGTTGCGATGGCGCCGCCAGCCAGGAGTTTGAGTGTTCTTCTTCTATCTAACATCTTTAGCTCCTAATAAGACTGACCGGCCAACAAGACCGAATAACGTAAACAGAAGGCGCCAACCAAGGTAAGTGCGGCGATGCCGTATTCCTTGGCATGAGACACGCCGACTCTGCCGACGATGGAGGTAAGGTTAAGCAGCAGCGGCAGCAGCAAACCTATCAATACAGCGCCAAGCCACCAGATCTTACCGGCCGATGTCGCCATCCCCAGCAGGTTATCCAAGCCATAGAACTTGCTCACATTGGCGATGGCGTAAACGAAGATACCCAGTACAAACAGCTCGATGAGCATCACCATGGAATCTGCCTTGGCGAAGTGATGATGTGGGTCGCTCTGCTTTAGCCAGGTCTTGACGATCAGCACCACGGCGGCGCCGGAGGAGATGGCAGACACCAGGAAGATCACTACCAAGATGCTGTTAGACCAAACTATGTTGTGCTTGATGTCACCGATCAGCAGCGCAGTATAGGAGGCAACGCAGACCGCGAGGATCAGATTGATCAGCGCATAGCCACGGTTGGTAAAGGTCTCCTGATTACGCCGCTTAAAGGAGAAGCAAAACAGCAGCGCGAAGATGATCGCCAGGGTCAGCAGCCAGGTACCTATACTCATCATTGAGCTGGGCTCGAAGGTCATAAACAGACGATAGAAGCGCAGCAGCTTACTCATGTCACCATTGAAGATGCCGTACTGGAACGAGGTCAGATCGAAGACGATCATCCCTGTGCCCAGCATCAAGAGTAATAGGCCCGCGATGGCGCTAAACTTCGCCGTCGACCAGTGGTGGGCGTGAACCACCTTTTCGGACAGAACCAGGGCGCCACTGATAAATAAGGCCCCCGCTCCCGCACCGGCCAAGAACAGATAGGCTGCCACCAACAGCCCCCAATGCACTTCGCTCATAGACATTCCTTATTATTCTATTTAACTCTTTATTCCAGCCAATTAATTGATCGACGTAGACATAAAGAATTTTAAGATGATGTATAACAGACCAAACGGGAGAAATAGATTTATTCACCCTTGTTAAAATCATACAAACCAAATCAAAATAAATAAGGAGCAAGATCACACTAACTATTAAGCGTATTCCCTCAATGGTGAGAATTTGAAGAAAGTGGTTATTTTCACTTTTCGAGAAATCATTTTGCGACTAACCCACAAAGTACGCAAGCATCACAAATAACACATTAAACTTTTATAATCAACAAGATATAAACGCTACCATGAACATTTATTATCCTCGGTATTCTCCTGCAAGATGCAAATTGCATTTTTACCAAAACAGAAAAAAGCCATTCAATCACAAATAAACAATATTTTAATAAAGGGTTATTATTTTATTTATATCTATTTATTACAATCTAACCACCACAATAAAAGTGGCAAGTAGTTACATTTAAATAAATTTAATATCAAGTTTATTAGAACAGACTAAAAATAGTTTAAGGGTTGATAATGAATAAGATAATACTCTCCTCTTGTGCCTTAGCCATCGCCTGCACCATGAGCCAACCTCTAGCGGCCGAAGAAAGTCAATTCGCCGCCTCAGGCGTACTCATGGGCCTCAGCAACTACCTGTGGCGCGGCCAAACCATCAGCGACAACAAGCCCACCCTGCAGGGCGACCTTATGGTGGAACATGAAAGCGGCTTCTATCTGGGGACCTCATTCGAGACCTATCGATATGAAGACGAAGGCAGTATCTACAACGATTATGAGATCGATTACTACGGCGGCTACTACCAGATGGTCACCGAGGATCTGGGCCTGGGTTTCAATGCCATGAAATACACCTATGGGGCCGGTGGCTACAGCGTCGAGTATGCAGTAAGCATCGACTACAAGACCCTCAATCTGACGGTGAACTACGATCAGGATGTGGAAGCCTGGTATACAGAGGTCAACTATGGCTTAGATCTGTTTAACGAGAGTCAACTGGTCGCGCACGTGGGCCTGTTTACCGATGCGGAAAACTATGGCTATCTCGACAATGGCAAGGTGGCCGATAGCATTTACGATGTGGGATTGCGCTATCGCTACCCACTGCTATCTCAGTTGGATCTCATGCTAGAGGCCAGCTACCAGGAGTTCGAACACGACCACTATATGATAGGTCTCGCCTACAACTTCTAGTTGCAGTCATACACAGAGTTAAAATAAGCAAGAGATGGGGCGCCGAAGGCGCTCCAGCTGTTTAGGCTAGAGGCTTGCGACTTCTTGCTATTACTAGCAACTCAGCAGAGGCTGTTAAGAGCTGTCGATTAAGGCGAGATGCTGCCGAGATTTCAAACAAGGACAAATTTCAGGCATAAAAAAACCTGCTATTAAGCAGGTTCTTATCTCTTCTAGAGAGGAGTGCATCAACAAGTTGGTACAGATGGCGAGACTTGAACTCGCACGGCCGTTAAGCCACTAGCACCTGAAGCTAGCGTGTCTACCAATTCCACCACATCTGCATCTTGTCTGTCTGATCTTACCGCTATTCTCTCGAGGAGAGCAACTGATAATGGTACCGAAGGACGGACTTGAACCGTCACTCCCGAAGGAAACGGATTTTGAATCCGTCGTGTCTACCAATTCCACCACTCCGGCTCATCAATCAGACCTTACTCTCTGTCTCGAGTAAGTGAACGGAATTATACCTTTGCTTTTACTAATGGCAAGCCTTTTGCGACACCTTTATTACCGACTGCCGATTTTTCATCCTAAGCGGCTAAAACTCGTCACAATCACCCTGTTCACACGGGATAAATTTGCCACCAGGCTCACAAAATTCAGCAAAACGATGATAGGGCGCTATCAAATTGACAGCATTCATTGATCGAGATCAGCATTTCTCATATCCATTCGCGCTAATTTAGCTTCAGACAACGATATAAACAGCTGCGAAAGAGGATTTCTCACATGGCATTTTGGTTAGATTTAATGTTCGGTAACCCCATTGGCCTGCTATCTATGATAGTGATCTTCACCACCATCGGCATAATGTCATACATCATGTGGTTGTTTATCTCGAAGTCGAAACCAGAATAGATAGGACTTAGAAGTCCAGAAAATCATATTTCTAATGCAAATGGGGGCTGATGCCCCCACTTTTTTATCTAGCGCTCGGTGTTTTCACACCAAACCTCCTACACAGTTCCTACCAAAACCCCAAAACGAGATTAGGCGGCGTGCTTGCGACTCGGCACTACACTGTGAATAAAGTGGGGTCTGGCCTTGATCAGCAGCTGTAGCTGCTCTTGATTAGGCTCGCCTTGTGGCAGACGCAACACCTGGCGATTGAGATGGGATCTCGCCTCCATGGCGATCTTAAAGTCAGCCGTCGGCCCGTGGATGGCGTACTGTTGCTTGTTGCCCAGATACTGCAAGATGTTGGCTTGCAGCAGGCTCTGCACCGCGGCCTCATTTTCAGGCAGGGTCAGTACCGTCTCCCCTTGCAGGAAGAATTCTCGCAGCAGGGCGCGCTCTGTGGGATCCAGCAGCCTCACCTTCTTCTCGATCGTCTCCTTGGTGCGCTTGCCCTTGAGATGCTTGATCGCCTCGTCGAGAAAATAGTTGGTCACCTGAGTCAGCAGATAGGCGGCGCCGACAATCAGCCCTAGGCCGATGAAGTGGGCATACTGGTTAACCAGCAGCTCTAACCTCAGGGTCTGCATCAAGGAGGTGGGTGCAAAGAGTAAGGCGGCGCTGATCAGGGTCAGCCACAACATCAAATTAAAGATCACTTGTTTGGGACTCGTCTGTTTAAACAGCATCAGATTTACTTTTTCCATCTTGATACCTAGTGTCAAAAAACCTGCAGTAAGCAGAATAACTGCAAGTAAAATGCCAACACGCATAGCTACATAAAGACTTTACAAACATCATCTTGGCGACATTTTTATCCCTTTACCCGAGCAGAAGATAATAATCAGGCTATGCTTAAAGCTATGTGATCTGGACACTGCACCTAGCGTCAATCGTCGGCCGTTCTTATGGTGCTTAGGATAAGCGAACCCATAAATGGCAAACCACACAGCGCAGCTACTCAAGAGTCCCATCGGCAGAAAACTCACCCTGTCGATCATCCTCTTTAGTTCCTTGATCACCCTGCTCACCACGGGCTTTCAGCTGATCAACGACTATCGTAGCGACGTCAACCGCATCACCCGCCAATTCGACAGTATAGAGAAGGTCAATCTCGACGTGCTGGCGGCCAGCATCTGGGTGATCGACGAGCGGCTGATCAACACCCAGATAGATGGCCTCATCCAACTGCCGGACATCACCTATATAGAGATAGACGACGACAGTGGCCAGCATTGGCAGGCGGGCACGGCCACGCCGGAGAACACCATAGAGCGCAGCTTCAAGCTGATCTATAGCTCGGGCAGCGAGAATATCGACGTGGGTACCCTGCTGGTGCAGGCAGATCTTAGGGTGGTCTATGAGAAACTGCTGGATCGCGCCATCGTCATACTGCTCTCCAACGCCATCAAGACCTTCATCGTCGCCGGCTTCATCCTCTTCCTGGTCTGGTACCTGGTTACCCGCCACCTGCATAAGCTCAGCGACTACAGCCAAAACATCAACCTGGAAGGCGAGTTCGAGCCCCTGGTGTTCGTCAAGGACAGCCATAAGAATGACGAATTCTGGCTGGTTGCCGAGGCGATAAACAAGATGCAGCAGCAACTCAGGCACTCCTTCGACGACATCAAGGCCTCCAAGCTAGAGCTACAGGAAGCCCTGGCGGATCGCGAGCGCCTGCTGGAACTGGAACGTAGCTACAAGGATGAGCTGGCCCGCCAGGTGAAGGAACGCACCCAGGAACTGGAGCAATCACTCTTAGTGCTCAAGCGTGCCCAGCAGGTGCTGGTCGAACAGGAGAAGATGGCGGCCCTCGGCGGCCTGGTCTCTGGGGTGGCCCACGAGATCAACACCCCCATAGGCATCTGTCTCACCGCCGCCAGCACCCAGCTGATCCATATAGAGGAGCTGATCAAACTGATCCACAGCGAGAACGCGACCCTGGAGGAGATCAACGCCATCTTGGAGGAATACCAGCAGAGCTGCGAGCTGATCATCAGCAACATCACCCGTGCCAGCAGTCTAATCCAGAAGTTCAAGACCATAGCGGCCGAGCAGAGCCTGGAAGATAAGCGCAGCATCAATCTCAAACAGGGACTCGAAGAGCACCACGAGTCGATGCGATTTATCTACGGCGATAAACTGGCCGAGGTGGAATACCGGGTCGATCCCGACCTCAACATACTCACCAACCTGAGCCTGTTTAAGCAGATAGTCACTAACCTCTTCTCCAACGCCTATGCCCATGGCTTCAAGGGCCGCAGCCAGGGGAAAATCAGGATAGATGCCGAGGTGGACCAGGGGATGCTCAAGATCTGTATTCAGGACGATGGACCAGGGATCGACAGCGAGGCCACCGGCCATATCTTCGAGCCCTTCTATACCACCACGCGCTCTGAAGGCGGCACAGGCCTAGGCCTCTCCGCCGCCTTCAACGCCGTCACCCTGCTCAAGGGCAATATTCGCTATCGCGACGACGGCGAGCTGGGCGGCGCCTGTTTCGAGGTAAGCTTCCCGGTGGAAGTACTGGACAGCGAGGCCGTCGAGCTCAACCTCTCTAACCCATCAGGCTTTTAAGCACTCATCAGGCTTTCAACTGCTTGGCCGTCAGCTGACAGATCCCCATGATCACCTCGGTCGCCTTCACCATAGATTCCAGACAGATAAACTCATGCTTGCCATGGAAGTTATGGCCACCGGTAAACAGATTAGGACAAGGCAGCCCCATGTAGGAGAGACGACTTCCATCGGTGCCGCCGCGGATCGGTTTGATCTTGGGGGTGATGCCGAGATCAGTCATCGCCTGCTTGGCGATATCGACGATATGGGGATGGGGGATCAGCTGATCGCGCATGTTGTAGTAGCTGTCTGTGATGCTGACGCTTAATGAACCCTGCTGTAGCTGAGCATCGCAGGCCTCGACCCGCTCGACAAGCCAACGCTTGCGCTGCTCAAACTGGTCCAGATCGAAGTCGCGGATCAGATAGGTGAGCTGCGCCTCTTCGGTCACCCCTTTCATCTCAATCAGGTGGAAGAAGCCGGCGTAGTCCAGGCTGTTCTCCGGGGTATCGCCCAGCGGCATCTTGGCATGAAAACGCGCAGCCATGGTCTGGGCGTTAACCATGACGCCGTAGGCCGAACCCGGATGGCAGTTGTTGCCCTTGGCGGTCACCACGGCCGTGGCGCCGTTGAAGTTTTCGAACTCCAGCCCACCTAGCTCGCCGCCATCTACCGTGTAGGCCCACTCGGCCTTGAAGGCGTCGAAATCAAACTTGTCGGCGCCGCGCCCTATCTCTTCATCCGGCGTGAAACAGAGATAGACATCGCCATGGCGACTGTCGGGATCTTGCAGAAGGGTCGATAGCGCTGTGATGATCTCGGCGATCCCCGCCTTGTCGTCGGCGCCCAGCAGGCTGCTACCATCTGTGGTGATCAGCGTCTGTCCCAGGTAGTGATCTAACTCGGGAAACTCCTCGGGAGAGAGTCTATGCTGCGCGCCGAGGGGGATATCGCCGCCATCATAGTTCTCGATCAGCTGAGGACGAACATTGGCACCGCTAAAGTCGGGCGCCGTGTCCAAGTGGGCGATAAAGCCAATGGGCGGAACCCCATTGACCGTCGCGGGCACCAGGGCCGTCAGATAGCCAGTCGCGGAAAGCGCCACCTGACTGAAGCCTAACTTGATCAGCTCCTCTCTGAGTTGATCCGCCAGCGCCATCTGTCCCTGGGTACTGGGGCAGCAGCTTTGGCTCCCGTCAGACTGAGTATCAAATTGCACATAGCGTAAGAATCGATTTAACAGGGCCTGTTTCATAATCAATCACCAGCAAAAAATGTCGACTGAGTCTAACAAGTGACCAAAGGGTGACTTTAGACTTAAATCAAGTTTTTGGTGATTTACGCCTCAGGCCAGCAGGCGATATCGGCTATGCCTTGGCGGCAAGCTTGGTCAGCACCCGGCTCACGGCGGTAAAACCGAAGCTGCCTGTCACGACTGTGACGGCGCCAAAGCCAGAGGCACAATCCATGCGCATGCTACCCTCGGCCGTGGCCTTGACGTTGCAGACGCTGCCATCGGCCTGGGGATAGACCAACTGCTCGGTGGAGAACACGGCCTCGATACTGAAACGGCGCTGCACATTCTTAGAGAAATTGTATTCGCGGCGCAGCAGGTTACGTACCTTGGCCAGCAGAGGATCTTGGTAGGTCTTAGCCAGATCCGCCACCTGGATCTGAGTGGGATCTGTCTGACCGCCGGCGCCACCTACCGTCACTATCGGCAGCTTCTGGCGCTTACAGTGGGCGATCAATGCCGCCTTAGGTTTGACCGCATCGATACAGTCGACCACATAGTCCAGACTACCGCCCTGCTTACGACCGGTAAAATAGTCATTCAGGTTATCTGTGGTGATGAAATCTTCCACCTGATTGACCCGGCACTCTGGGTTAATCTGCATGATACGCTCGGCCATTACGGCCACCTTAGACTCACCTA contains the following coding sequences:
- a CDS encoding 4Fe-4S dicluster domain-containing protein, whose protein sequence is MLDRRRTLKLLAGGAIATTGMMFIPADPVIADIRRQGKKRLAMVIDLGRCNGCKACVVSCGIENGNLPEEHRTQVPQHSVDLNGKQYVLNMPILCNNCDKPSCVSVCPTGATFKREQDGIVVVDSELCIGCNYCIQACPYDGVRFTHSATGTVDKCNFCIQRTSRGLLPACVETCTGGARVFGDINDPESELSRLIRQHRPLVLQAGKQTSPNVFYIGLTQDESNRAYSINSPQTWQR
- the nrfD gene encoding NrfD/PsrC family molybdoenzyme membrane anchor subunit — protein: MSEVHWGLLVAAYLFLAGAGAGALFISGALVLSEKVVHAHHWSTAKFSAIAGLLLLMLGTGMIVFDLTSFQYGIFNGDMSKLLRFYRLFMTFEPSSMMSIGTWLLTLAIIFALLFCFSFKRRNQETFTNRGYALINLILAVCVASYTALLIGDIKHNIVWSNSILVVIFLVSAISSGAAVVLIVKTWLKQSDPHHHFAKADSMVMLIELFVLGIFVYAIANVSKFYGLDNLLGMATSAGKIWWLGAVLIGLLLPLLLNLTSIVGRVGVSHAKEYGIAALTLVGAFCLRYSVLLAGQSY
- a CDS encoding TorF family putative porin, whose amino-acid sequence is MNKIILSSCALAIACTMSQPLAAEESQFAASGVLMGLSNYLWRGQTISDNKPTLQGDLMVEHESGFYLGTSFETYRYEDEGSIYNDYEIDYYGGYYQMVTEDLGLGFNAMKYTYGAGGYSVEYAVSIDYKTLNLTVNYDQDVEAWYTEVNYGLDLFNESQLVAHVGLFTDAENYGYLDNGKVADSIYDVGLRYRYPLLSQLDLMLEASYQEFEHDHYMIGLAYNF
- a CDS encoding DUF3149 domain-containing protein, producing the protein MAFWLDLMFGNPIGLLSMIVIFTTIGIMSYIMWLFISKSKPE
- a CDS encoding superinfection exclusion B family protein — translated: MEKVNLMLFKQTSPKQVIFNLMLWLTLISAALLFAPTSLMQTLRLELLVNQYAHFIGLGLIVGAAYLLTQVTNYFLDEAIKHLKGKRTKETIEKKVRLLDPTERALLREFFLQGETVLTLPENEAAVQSLLQANILQYLGNKQQYAIHGPTADFKIAMEARSHLNRQVLRLPQGEPNQEQLQLLIKARPHFIHSVVPSRKHAA
- a CDS encoding sensor histidine kinase, which codes for MANHTAQLLKSPIGRKLTLSIILFSSLITLLTTGFQLINDYRSDVNRITRQFDSIEKVNLDVLAASIWVIDERLINTQIDGLIQLPDITYIEIDDDSGQHWQAGTATPENTIERSFKLIYSSGSENIDVGTLLVQADLRVVYEKLLDRAIVILLSNAIKTFIVAGFILFLVWYLVTRHLHKLSDYSQNINLEGEFEPLVFVKDSHKNDEFWLVAEAINKMQQQLRHSFDDIKASKLELQEALADRERLLELERSYKDELARQVKERTQELEQSLLVLKRAQQVLVEQEKMAALGGLVSGVAHEINTPIGICLTAASTQLIHIEELIKLIHSENATLEEINAILEEYQQSCELIISNITRASSLIQKFKTIAAEQSLEDKRSINLKQGLEEHHESMRFIYGDKLAEVEYRVDPDLNILTNLSLFKQIVTNLFSNAYAHGFKGRSQGKIRIDAEVDQGMLKICIQDDGPGIDSEATGHIFEPFYTTTRSEGGTGLGLSAAFNAVTLLKGNIRYRDDGELGGACFEVSFPVEVLDSEAVELNLSNPSGF